The following are encoded in a window of Mannheimia varigena genomic DNA:
- the rpoH gene encoding RNA polymerase sigma factor RpoH codes for MKKFDENEIEDAEIVEAEPIAPEEIAEHESEMVEPMHPALVSASMPVPQGNLDSYIRMANQYPILTAEQEKELAERYYYDEDVEAAKQLILSHMRFVIHIARGYLGYGLPLADLIQEGNIGLMKAVKRFDPNVGVRLVSFAVHWVKAEIHEYVLKNWRIVKVATTKAQRKLFFNLRKNKNRLAWFNEEEIKKVADDLGVTVEEVREMESRMTGQDLGFDLPVGEDDDEAYVPSMYIEDNSSNFADDLEDEQHNGQATAQLAYALATLDERSQDIIKTRWLDDNKATLQDLADKYNISAERVRQLENAALKKIKEAITLEE; via the coding sequence ATGAAAAAATTTGACGAAAACGAGATTGAAGATGCGGAGATTGTCGAAGCAGAGCCGATTGCGCCGGAAGAAATTGCCGAGCACGAAAGCGAAATGGTGGAGCCGATGCACCCTGCTTTGGTTTCGGCTTCAATGCCGGTGCCGCAAGGTAATTTGGACAGCTATATCCGAATGGCGAACCAGTATCCGATTCTCACCGCCGAGCAAGAAAAAGAGCTGGCGGAGCGTTATTATTACGATGAAGATGTTGAGGCGGCAAAGCAGCTGATTCTGTCGCATATGCGGTTTGTGATCCATATCGCCCGAGGCTACTTAGGCTACGGCTTACCGCTGGCGGATCTGATCCAAGAGGGCAATATCGGCTTGATGAAAGCAGTAAAACGCTTTGATCCGAACGTTGGCGTGCGTCTGGTTTCTTTTGCCGTGCATTGGGTGAAAGCGGAAATCCACGAATATGTGCTGAAAAACTGGCGAATTGTGAAAGTGGCGACCACTAAGGCACAACGCAAACTGTTTTTCAATTTACGCAAAAATAAAAACCGCTTGGCGTGGTTCAACGAGGAAGAGATTAAAAAAGTGGCGGATGATTTGGGCGTAACGGTTGAAGAAGTGCGTGAAATGGAGTCTCGAATGACCGGGCAAGATCTCGGTTTTGACTTGCCGGTAGGCGAAGATGATGATGAAGCCTACGTTCCTTCAATGTATATTGAAGATAACAGCTCCAATTTTGCGGACGATTTGGAAGATGAACAGCACAACGGGCAAGCAACCGCTCAGCTGGCTTATGCCTTAGCAACTCTCGATGAACGTAGCCAAGACATTATTAAAACTCGCTGGCTGGACGACAACAAAGCAACCTTGCAAGATTTGGCGGATAAATACAACATCTCCGCCGAACGTGTCCGCCAACTGGAAAATGCTGCATTAAAGAAAATCAAAGAAGCGATTACGCTAGAAGAGTAG
- the cysE gene encoding serine O-acetyltransferase produces the protein MQQNEIDQIWQSIREEAKELANSEPMLASFFHATILKHHNLGDALSYILANKLENPIMPAIALKEIIEEAYRAEPQIIASAACDINAVRTRDPAVDKWSTPLLYLKGFHALQSYRVTHYLWNQGRKALAVYLQNEISVAFDVDIHPAAKVGCGIMFDHATGIVVGETSVIENDVSILQGVTLGGTGKENGDRHPKIREGVMIGAGAKILGNIEIGRYSKIGANSVVLQPVPEHATAAGVPARIIGKSSEQKPAFDMNQYFEDEQGLFGDGI, from the coding sequence ATGCAGCAAAACGAAATTGATCAGATTTGGCAATCTATTAGAGAAGAAGCAAAAGAGCTTGCCAACAGTGAACCAATGCTGGCGAGTTTTTTCCACGCAACCATCTTAAAGCATCATAATTTAGGCGATGCGTTAAGCTATATTCTAGCCAATAAGCTAGAAAATCCGATTATGCCAGCTATTGCACTAAAAGAGATTATAGAAGAAGCTTACCGTGCAGAGCCTCAAATTATTGCAAGTGCTGCCTGCGATATTAATGCGGTTCGCACACGAGACCCTGCGGTAGATAAATGGAGTACTCCACTGCTTTATCTAAAAGGTTTTCACGCACTACAAAGCTACCGAGTAACTCATTATCTATGGAATCAAGGCAGAAAGGCTCTTGCTGTTTATTTACAAAACGAAATTTCAGTTGCTTTTGATGTAGATATTCACCCAGCCGCCAAAGTAGGCTGTGGCATTATGTTTGACCACGCAACAGGCATTGTGGTGGGCGAAACTTCAGTGATTGAAAATGATGTCTCTATTCTACAAGGCGTAACACTAGGTGGAACAGGCAAAGAAAACGGCGACCGCCACCCGAAAATCCGAGAAGGGGTGATGATTGGTGCAGGGGCGAAAATTCTCGGCAATATTGAAATCGGACGCTATTCCAAAATCGGGGCAAATTCAGTGGTGCTACAGCCTGTTCCAGAACACGCCACTGCAGCGGGTGTACCTGCTCGCATTATCGGCAAGTCTTCAGAGCAAAAACCAGCCTTTGATATGAACCAATATTTTGAAGATGAACAAGGACTATTTGGCGATGGAATTTAG
- the gpsA gene encoding NAD(P)H-dependent glycerol-3-phosphate dehydrogenase has product MREVYSAPIAVLGAGSYGTALSIALSRNGHKTYLWGHNPAKMAELAQSRMNQDFLPDIVFPEALELVSDLSTTLQNAKDLLIVVPSHVFSDVLMQIKPLLSKEHRIMWATKGLERDTGRLLQTVTQEILGDFYPLAVLSGPTFAKELAAGLPTAISLASTDPVFADEMQQRIHCSKAFRVYLNSDIVGVQLGGAIKNVIAIGAGISDGMGFGANARTALITRGLAEISRLGVSLGADPKTFTGMAGLGDLVLTCTDNQSRNRRFGLALGQGKSAEVAIQEIGQVVEGFYNTKEAYLLAQKQGVEMPIVEQIYQMLFEGKNALDVVKTLLGRERKGE; this is encoded by the coding sequence ATGAGAGAAGTTTATTCCGCACCAATCGCCGTATTAGGAGCAGGCTCTTACGGTACGGCACTATCAATAGCCCTTTCTCGCAATGGTCATAAAACCTATTTATGGGGGCATAATCCGGCAAAAATGGCAGAGCTTGCTCAATCACGAATGAACCAGGACTTTTTGCCAGATATTGTTTTTCCTGAAGCGTTGGAATTGGTTTCAGATTTATCAACAACATTGCAAAATGCGAAAGACTTACTCATTGTTGTACCCAGCCACGTCTTCTCCGATGTCTTAATGCAAATTAAACCACTTTTATCTAAAGAGCATCGCATTATGTGGGCAACTAAAGGCCTTGAACGGGATACAGGCCGGTTATTGCAAACAGTAACGCAAGAAATTTTAGGCGACTTTTACCCCCTTGCGGTGCTTTCTGGTCCAACTTTTGCAAAAGAACTTGCGGCAGGTTTACCAACCGCTATTTCACTTGCCTCTACCGATCCTGTATTTGCTGATGAAATGCAACAACGTATTCACTGTTCAAAGGCTTTTCGTGTTTACCTCAATAGTGATATTGTTGGAGTGCAACTAGGTGGAGCAATTAAAAATGTGATTGCAATTGGTGCCGGTATTTCAGATGGCATGGGCTTTGGAGCAAATGCTCGAACTGCCTTAATTACTCGGGGGCTTGCCGAGATTAGCCGCTTAGGTGTCTCTTTAGGGGCAGATCCGAAAACCTTTACAGGAATGGCAGGTTTAGGCGATTTAGTGCTAACTTGTACCGATAACCAATCACGTAATCGTCGTTTTGGTTTAGCCTTGGGGCAAGGAAAATCAGCAGAAGTTGCTATTCAAGAAATCGGGCAAGTCGTAGAAGGTTTTTACAATACCAAAGAAGCGTACTTGCTCGCTCAAAAACAAGGTGTTGAAATGCCGATAGTAGAGCAGATCTACCAAATGTTATTTGAGGGAAAAAATGCTCTAGATGTAGTTAAAACATTATTAGGACGTGAGCGAAAGGGAGAATAA
- the secB gene encoding protein-export chaperone SecB: MSEENQVASTEENTQTPFELQIQRIYIKDVSFEAPNLPAIFQQEWKPQLGFELDTETKEIGEDLYEVTLHITVQTTLEDSNDVAFICEVKQSGVFTIKGLEGIQLAHCLASQCPNVLYPYARELISSLVNRGTFPALNLSPVNFDALFMDYLQRQEQEESAGQPLAN; this comes from the coding sequence ATGTCAGAAGAAAATCAAGTGGCTTCAACCGAAGAAAATACACAAACTCCTTTTGAGCTTCAAATTCAACGTATTTATATAAAAGATGTTTCTTTTGAGGCTCCTAATTTACCTGCTATTTTCCAGCAAGAATGGAAACCTCAATTAGGTTTTGAACTTGATACTGAAACCAAAGAAATTGGTGAAGATTTATACGAAGTAACATTACATATTACGGTACAAACAACTTTAGAAGACAGCAATGATGTTGCTTTCATTTGTGAAGTGAAACAATCTGGTGTGTTTACGATTAAAGGTTTAGAAGGTATTCAGCTTGCTCACTGCTTAGCATCACAATGCCCGAATGTACTTTACCCTTATGCACGCGAGTTAATTTCAAGCCTCGTAAATCGTGGAACATTCCCTGCGTTAAATCTTTCTCCTGTGAATTTTGACGCATTATTTATGGATTACCTCCAGCGTCAAGAACAAGAAGAAAGTGCAGGGCAGCCATTAGCTAACTAA
- a CDS encoding rhodanese-like domain-containing protein: MEQLTFAQQLQQFFANHTIMVFAWIALFVAVIFSFYKNATRKYTIVDNAQATQLINKEEAVVIDLRSDEEFRASHIIDSIHVLPSELKAGKTHQIDKYKDRPMILVDINGFTSGGVADAIAKQGFSKLYVLKEGIAGWRAASLPTVKKHK; this comes from the coding sequence ATGGAACAACTTACTTTTGCTCAGCAGTTACAGCAATTTTTCGCAAACCATACTATTATGGTATTTGCGTGGATAGCTTTATTTGTTGCAGTAATTTTCAGTTTTTATAAAAACGCAACCCGTAAATATACTATTGTGGATAACGCACAAGCTACCCAGCTTATTAATAAAGAAGAAGCAGTGGTAATTGATTTACGTTCGGACGAAGAGTTCCGTGCTAGCCATATTATTGATAGTATCCACGTTTTACCTTCAGAATTAAAAGCAGGAAAAACGCATCAAATTGATAAATATAAAGATCGCCCAATGATTTTAGTCGATATTAACGGTTTTACTTCAGGCGGTGTTGCTGATGCTATTGCTAAACAAGGTTTTAGCAAGCTTTATGTATTAAAAGAAGGTATTGCAGGCTGGCGTGCAGCAAGCCTACCGACAGTTAAGAAACATAAATAA
- the tig gene encoding trigger factor, with protein sequence MSFSIETLEGLQRRVTINVPADKIEAAYKEQLKGYAKNARVDGFRKGKVPHSIIEQRFGIAARQDVLSDEMQRAFFEAVIAEKINLAGRPTFTPNNYQPGQDFSFTAEFEVFPEVELKGFENIEVEKPVVEIKDADLDKMVDVLRKQQATWTESQEAAKAESRVTIDFVGSVDGEEFEGGKASDFVLFMGQGRMIPGFEDGIVGRKAGEQFDIDVTFPEEYHAENLKGKAAKFAITLKKVEEMVLPELTEEFVKKFGNAKSVEELRAEIKKNMQRELKNAVTSRVKGQVINGLIAQNDVEVPAAAVEEEVNVLRQQAVQRFGGKPEMAAQLPAELFEAEAKRRVQVGLLLSSVIASNELKVDEKRVEDMIADIASAYEQPAEVVAHYAKNRQLTENIRNVVLEEQAVDAVLAKAKVTEKAMSFDEVMSQQAQ encoded by the coding sequence ATGTCATTTTCAATTGAAACATTAGAAGGCTTACAACGCCGTGTAACTATTAACGTACCAGCTGACAAAATCGAAGCAGCATATAAAGAACAATTAAAAGGCTATGCGAAAAACGCACGCGTAGATGGTTTCCGTAAAGGTAAAGTACCTCATTCAATCATCGAACAACGTTTCGGTATCGCAGCTCGTCAAGATGTATTATCTGATGAAATGCAACGTGCATTTTTTGAAGCAGTAATTGCAGAAAAAATCAATCTTGCTGGTCGTCCAACATTTACACCAAACAACTACCAACCTGGTCAAGATTTTAGCTTCACTGCTGAATTTGAAGTATTCCCAGAAGTAGAATTAAAAGGTTTCGAAAACATTGAAGTAGAAAAACCGGTTGTTGAAATCAAAGATGCTGATTTAGACAAAATGGTGGATGTGTTACGCAAACAGCAAGCAACTTGGACAGAAAGCCAAGAAGCAGCAAAAGCTGAATCACGTGTAACTATTGATTTCGTTGGTTCTGTAGATGGCGAAGAGTTTGAAGGTGGTAAAGCATCAGACTTCGTATTATTTATGGGTCAAGGTCGTATGATCCCTGGCTTTGAAGACGGTATCGTTGGTCGCAAAGCAGGCGAGCAATTCGACATCGATGTAACATTCCCGGAAGAGTACCACGCTGAAAACTTAAAAGGTAAAGCAGCAAAATTCGCAATTACCTTGAAAAAAGTAGAAGAAATGGTATTGCCTGAATTAACGGAAGAGTTCGTGAAAAAATTCGGTAACGCAAAATCAGTTGAAGAGTTACGTGCAGAAATCAAGAAAAATATGCAACGTGAATTGAAAAATGCAGTAACTTCACGTGTTAAAGGTCAAGTAATCAACGGCTTAATCGCACAAAACGATGTTGAAGTGCCTGCTGCAGCAGTTGAAGAAGAAGTGAATGTATTACGCCAGCAAGCAGTTCAACGTTTCGGTGGTAAACCGGAAATGGCAGCACAATTACCGGCTGAGTTGTTTGAAGCAGAAGCGAAACGTCGTGTTCAAGTAGGTTTATTACTTTCTTCAGTAATTGCATCTAACGAATTAAAAGTAGATGAAAAACGTGTTGAAGATATGATTGCAGATATCGCATCAGCTTACGAACAACCGGCAGAAGTAGTTGCTCACTATGCGAAAAATCGTCAATTAACTGAAAATATCCGTAATGTGGTATTAGAAGAGCAAGCGGTTGATGCAGTATTAGCGAAAGCGAAAGTAACTGAAAAAGCAATGTCATTTGACGAAGTAATGTCGCAACAAGCTCAATAA
- the tuf gene encoding elongation factor Tu gives MSKEKFERTKPHVNVGTIGHVDHGKTTLTAAITTVLAKHYGGAARAFDQIDNAPEEKARGITINTSHVEYDTATRHYAHVDCPGHADYVKNMITGAAQMDGAILVVAATDGPMPQTREHILLGRQVGVPYIIVFLNKCDMVDDEELLELVEMEVRELLSQYDFPGDDTPIVRGSALQALNGVAEWEEKILELANHLDTYIPEPERAIDKPFLLPIEDVFSISGRGTVVTGRVERGIIRTGDEVEIVGIKDTTKTTVTGVEMFRKLLDEGRAGENVGALLRGTKREEIERGQVLAKPGSITPHTDFESEVYVLSKEEGGRHTPFFKGYRPQFYFRTTDVTGTIELPEGVEMVMPGDNIKMTVSLIHPIAMDEGLRFAIREGGRTVGAGVVAKIIK, from the coding sequence GTGTCTAAAGAAAAATTTGAACGTACAAAACCGCACGTGAACGTCGGTACAATCGGCCACGTTGACCATGGTAAAACAACTTTAACAGCAGCAATTACTACCGTTTTAGCAAAACACTACGGTGGTGCAGCTCGTGCATTCGACCAAATCGATAACGCGCCAGAAGAAAAAGCGCGTGGTATCACCATCAACACTTCACACGTTGAGTACGATACTGCAACTCGTCACTACGCACACGTTGACTGCCCGGGACACGCGGACTATGTTAAAAACATGATTACCGGTGCGGCACAAATGGATGGTGCTATCTTAGTAGTAGCAGCGACAGACGGTCCAATGCCACAAACTCGTGAGCACATCTTATTAGGTCGCCAAGTAGGTGTTCCATACATCATCGTATTCTTAAACAAATGCGATATGGTTGATGATGAAGAGTTATTAGAATTAGTTGAAATGGAAGTTCGTGAACTTCTTTCTCAATACGATTTCCCAGGCGATGATACTCCAATCGTACGTGGTTCAGCATTACAAGCATTAAACGGCGTTGCTGAATGGGAAGAGAAAATCCTTGAGTTAGCAAACCACTTAGACACATACATCCCAGAGCCGGAGCGTGCGATTGATAAGCCATTCTTATTACCAATCGAAGACGTATTCTCAATTTCTGGTCGTGGTACAGTAGTAACTGGTCGTGTTGAGCGTGGTATTATCCGTACTGGTGATGAAGTTGAAATCGTTGGTATCAAAGATACAACAAAAACAACTGTAACTGGTGTTGAGATGTTCCGTAAATTATTAGACGAAGGTCGTGCGGGTGAAAACGTTGGTGCATTATTACGTGGTACTAAACGTGAAGAAATCGAACGTGGTCAAGTATTAGCGAAACCAGGTTCAATCACTCCACACACAGACTTCGAATCAGAAGTTTACGTGTTATCAAAAGAAGAAGGTGGTCGTCACACTCCATTCTTCAAAGGCTACCGTCCACAGTTCTACTTCCGTACAACTGACGTAACTGGTACTATTGAATTACCAGAAGGCGTAGAAATGGTAATGCCAGGTGATAACATCAAAATGACTGTAAGCTTAATTCACCCAATCGCGATGGACGAAGGTTTACGCTTCGCTATCCGTGAAGGTGGCCGTACAGTAGGTGCTGGTGTTGTTGCGAAAATCATCAAATAA
- the fusA gene encoding elongation factor G, whose product MARQTPIERYRNIGISAHIDAGKTTTSERILFYTGVSHKIGEVHDGAATMDWMEQEQERGITITSAATTAFWSGMSQQYPQHRINVIDTPGHVDFTIEVERSMRVLDGAVMVYCAVGGVQPQSETVWRQANKYKVPRIAFVNKMDRTGANFLRVVEQIKTRLGGNSVPLQLPIGAEDNFKGVVDLIKMKAINWNEADQGMTFTYEDVPADMLEACEEWRNNLVEAAAEASEELMEKFFSGEELTEEEIKSALRQRVLAGEVIPVCCGSAFKNKGVQAMLDAVIDYLPAPTDIPAIKGINEDETEGERHASDEEPFSSLAFKIATDPFVGNLTFFRVYSGVINSGDTVYNSVKQKRERFGRIVQMHANKREEIKEVRAGDIAAAIGLKDVGTGDTLCAIDAPIILERMEFPEPVISVAVEPKTKADQEKMGLALGRLAQEDPSFRVHTDEESGETIISGMGELHLDIIVDRMKREFKVEANIGKPQVSYRETIRTRVNDVEGKHAKQSGGRGQYGHVVIDLYPLDAEGPGYEFVNEIKGGVIPGEYIPAVDKGIQEQLKSGPLAGYPVVDLGVRLHFGSYHDVDSSELAFKLAASLAFKSAFGKANPVLLEPIMKVEVETPPDYVGDVIGDLSRRRAMVNGQEANEFVVKINAEVPLSEMFGYATDLRSQTQGRASYSMEPLKYAEAPKNVADAIIEARRK is encoded by the coding sequence ATGGCTCGTCAAACCCCTATTGAAAGATACCGTAATATCGGTATCAGTGCACACATCGACGCGGGTAAAACAACGACTTCTGAACGTATCCTTTTCTATACAGGTGTAAGCCATAAGATCGGTGAAGTTCACGATGGTGCAGCAACAATGGACTGGATGGAACAAGAGCAAGAGCGTGGTATTACTATCACCTCTGCGGCAACTACTGCGTTCTGGTCTGGTATGTCACAACAATACCCACAACACCGTATTAACGTTATCGATACTCCGGGACACGTTGACTTTACTATCGAAGTAGAGCGTTCAATGCGTGTTCTTGATGGTGCGGTAATGGTTTACTGTGCGGTAGGTGGCGTTCAACCACAGTCTGAAACAGTATGGCGTCAAGCTAACAAATATAAAGTACCACGTATTGCGTTCGTAAACAAAATGGACCGTACCGGTGCAAACTTCCTACGTGTTGTTGAACAAATCAAAACTCGTTTAGGCGGTAACTCGGTTCCTCTTCAATTACCAATTGGTGCAGAAGATAACTTCAAAGGTGTTGTTGATTTAATTAAAATGAAAGCAATCAACTGGAATGAAGCTGACCAAGGTATGACATTTACTTATGAAGATGTTCCTGCAGATATGTTAGAAGCATGTGAAGAATGGCGTAACAACTTAGTTGAAGCTGCAGCTGAAGCATCTGAAGAGTTAATGGAAAAATTCTTCTCGGGTGAAGAGTTAACGGAAGAAGAGATCAAATCTGCTTTACGTCAACGTGTATTAGCAGGTGAAGTAATTCCAGTTTGCTGTGGTTCGGCATTCAAAAATAAAGGTGTTCAAGCTATGCTTGATGCTGTAATTGATTACTTACCAGCACCAACCGATATTCCGGCAATCAAAGGTATCAATGAAGATGAAACTGAAGGTGAGCGTCATGCAAGCGATGAAGAGCCATTCTCTTCATTAGCATTCAAAATTGCAACTGACCCATTCGTAGGTAACTTAACGTTCTTCCGTGTGTACTCAGGCGTAATCAATTCTGGTGATACTGTTTACAACTCTGTAAAACAAAAACGTGAACGTTTCGGTCGTATCGTACAGATGCACGCTAACAAACGTGAAGAGATCAAAGAAGTTCGTGCGGGTGACATCGCTGCAGCAATCGGCTTAAAAGATGTTGGTACTGGTGACACATTATGTGCAATCGACGCACCAATTATCCTTGAGCGTATGGAATTCCCAGAGCCGGTAATCTCTGTTGCGGTAGAACCAAAAACGAAAGCAGACCAAGAGAAAATGGGTTTAGCGTTAGGTCGTTTAGCACAAGAAGACCCTTCATTCCGTGTTCATACTGATGAAGAATCTGGCGAAACTATCATCTCTGGTATGGGTGAGTTACACTTAGACATCATCGTTGACCGTATGAAACGTGAGTTCAAAGTGGAAGCAAACATCGGTAAACCACAGGTTTCTTACCGTGAAACTATCCGCACTCGTGTTAATGATGTGGAAGGTAAACACGCAAAACAATCTGGTGGTCGTGGTCAATACGGTCACGTTGTAATCGACTTATACCCATTAGATGCGGAAGGTCCAGGTTACGAATTCGTGAATGAAATTAAAGGTGGTGTAATCCCTGGTGAATACATTCCTGCGGTTGATAAAGGTATCCAAGAGCAACTTAAATCTGGTCCATTAGCGGGCTACCCAGTAGTTGACTTAGGTGTGCGTTTACACTTCGGTTCATACCACGATGTTGACTCATCTGAACTTGCATTTAAACTTGCTGCATCATTAGCGTTTAAATCAGCGTTCGGTAAAGCAAACCCTGTATTACTTGAGCCAATTATGAAAGTTGAAGTGGAAACTCCACCAGACTACGTTGGTGACGTAATCGGTGACTTAAGCCGTCGTCGTGCTATGGTTAACGGTCAAGAAGCGAACGAGTTCGTTGTTAAGATCAATGCTGAAGTTCCACTTTCAGAGATGTTTGGTTATGCAACAGACTTACGTTCACAAACTCAAGGTCGTGCATCATACTCAATGGAGCCTTTAAAATATGCTGAAGCACCGAAAAACGTTGCTGATGCTATTATTGAAGCTCGTAGAAAATAA
- the rpsG gene encoding 30S ribosomal protein S7 — translation MPRRRSIEPRKILPDPKFGSELLAKFINVLMVDGKKSTAEKIVYGALEALAQRSGKEALEAFEIALENVRPTVEVKSRRVGGSTYQVPVEVRPTRRNALAMRWIVEAARKRGDKSMALRLANELSDAADNKGTAVKKREDVHRMAEANKAFAHFRW, via the coding sequence ATGCCACGTCGTCGTAGTATTGAACCACGCAAAATTCTTCCAGATCCGAAGTTCGGTTCAGAATTACTTGCAAAATTTATTAACGTGTTAATGGTAGATGGTAAAAAATCTACTGCAGAAAAAATTGTTTACGGTGCATTAGAAGCTTTAGCACAACGTTCTGGTAAAGAAGCGTTAGAAGCATTCGAAATCGCATTAGAAAACGTACGTCCAACTGTTGAGGTTAAATCTCGCCGTGTTGGTGGTTCTACTTACCAAGTACCAGTAGAAGTTCGCCCAACTCGCCGTAATGCTTTAGCAATGCGTTGGATCGTAGAAGCAGCTCGTAAACGTGGTGACAAATCAATGGCATTACGTTTAGCTAACGAATTATCTGATGCAGCAGACAACAAAGGCACAGCAGTGAAGAAACGTGAAGACGTTCACCGTATGGCTGAAGCTAATAAAGCGTTTGCTCATTTCCGTTGGTAA